The Anopheles cruzii unplaced genomic scaffold, idAnoCruzAS_RS32_06 scaffold00788_ctg1, whole genome shotgun sequence genome window below encodes:
- the LOC128276236 gene encoding cytochrome P450 CYP12A2-like, with amino-acid sequence MLNITFGALRVRPCVAPVVGGQWWRWRSTQPQVAAAAGEGQLSDRDPEWDHARPFDELPSPTLFGFLKEFGPFGKYKDGTLYDINCRMRELYGPIMRFRGAFGREDIVMSFVPEDFEKVFRTEGPWPRRTGMDAFVYYRKQQRPEWFKGYGGLLAEQGESWHNMRTIVNPIMLQPKIIKLYIDKVDEVAREFIGIVNELRDQKNELPANFNEWINRWALETMGVLVLDARLGVLSRDQTPEVSKLITLTKDAVDLFFQLDIMPSMWRKIKTPGFYRLMRTLDQLYYVIADKIDEAVERMEKNPGASSDTLSILEKLLKVDRNAAFIMSLDSLFAGVDTTSSGSTGVLYCLANSPEKQDKLRAELRQILPDKASHLTPENMKNMPYLRACIKEGLRLYPPTSGNGRCAGKDLVLQGYQIPKGTLVGMGQLVLQRQEGQFTRPSEFLPERWLTGPAASGCPSAKEAHPFVYMPFGFGARTCIGRRLAMMEMEILVSRLIRQYHIRWNYGELKFKASIVNVPATDLKFELKDVKD; translated from the exons ATGCTAAATATAACCTTCGGCGCGCTTCGGGTGCGGCCTTGCGTAGCGCCAGTAgtcggtggccagtggtggcggtggcgtagCACCCAGCCGCAGgtagctgccgctgccggagaGGGGCAGCTTAGCGACCGGGATCCGGAGTGGGACCACGCACGGCCGTTCGACGAACTTCCGTCACCGACGCTGTTTGGCTTCCTGAAGGAATTCGGCCCGTTCG GTAAATACAAAGATGGGACACTGTACGACATCAACTGTCGCATGCGCGAGCTGTACGGTCCCATTATGCGGTTTCGGGGAGCGTTCGGCCGCGAGGACATCGTGATGTCCTTCGTCCCGGAGGACTTTGAAAAGGTGTTCCGGACCGAGGGCCCCTGGCCCCGGCGTACCGGGATGGATGCGTTCGTGTACTACCGCAAGCAGCAGCGCCCGGAATGGTTCAAGGGCTACGGAGGTCTGCTGGCGGA GCAGGGTGAATCGTGGCATAATATGCGCACGATCGTCAATCCTATCATGCTGCAGCCGAAGATTATTAAACTGTACATCGACAAGGTGGACGAAGTGGCCCGCGAGTTCATCGGCAT TGTGAACGAACTACGCGATCAGAAGAACGAGCTGCCGGCCAACTTCAACGAGTGGATTAACCGGTGGGCCCTCGAAACCATgggtgtgctggtgctggacgCACGGCTCGGTGTGCTGAGCCGGGATCAAACACCGGAAGTCAGCAAGCTGATCACC CTCACGAAGGACGCAGTGGATCTGTTCTTCCAGCTAGACATTATGCCCTCGATGTGGAGGAAGATCAAAACACCGGGCTTCTATCGGTTGATGCGTACTCTCGATCAGCTATACTA TGTGATTGCCGACAAAATTGATGAAGCCGTCGAGCGGATGGAAAAGAATCCGGGCGCCAGTTCCGACACGCTCAGCATCTTGGAGAAGCTCCTGAAGGTGGATCGCAACGCGGCGTTTATCATGTCCTTGGACAGCCTGTTTGCTGGGGTGGACACG ACTTCATCCGGATCGACCGGTGTCCTGTACTGCCTGGCGAACAGTCCCGAGAAGCAGGACAAACTGCGGGCCGAGTTGCGTCAAATCCTGCCCGACAAAGCGTCGCATCTAACGCCGGAGAACATGAAGAATATGCCGTATCTGAGGGCCTGCATTAAGGAAGGGCTTCGACTGTACCCTCCGACGTCGGGCAACGGGCGCTGTGCCGGCAAAGATCTCGTTCTGCAGGGATACCAAATCCCGAAAGGG ACGCTTGTAGGGATGGGCCAGCTGGTCCTGCAGCGCCAGGAAGGACAGTTCACTAGACCAAGTGAGTTTCTGCCCGAGCGTTGGTTGACCGGTCCGGCCGCATCCGGGTGTCCGAGTGCGAAGGAGGCGCACCCGTTCGTGTACATGCCGTTCGGGTTTGGGGCTCGCACCTGCATCGGGCGCCGTCTGGCCATGATGGAGATGGAGATACTGGTGTCCCGCCTTATCCGCCAGTACCACATCCGGTGGAACTATGGCGAGCTGAAGTTCAAGGCCAGCATAGTGAATGTGCCGGCGACGGACCTGAAGTTTGAGCTGAAGGATGTCAAAGATTGA